Proteins found in one Aspergillus puulaauensis MK2 DNA, chromosome 8, nearly complete sequence genomic segment:
- a CDS encoding uncharacterized protein (COG:S;~EggNog:ENOG410PSFW;~InterPro:IPR011095,IPR011761,IPR029063,IPR041698;~PFAM:PF13649,PF08241,PF07478,PF13847;~go_function: GO:0005524 - ATP binding [Evidence IEA];~go_function: GO:0008716 - D-alanine-D-alanine ligase activity [Evidence IEA];~go_function: GO:0046872 - metal ion binding [Evidence IEA]) yields MKICVLQSSYEGSESSLKEIDTSFPNPGAFTSQHSFENRFIHRDTAKEEIDAIAAEDFDFYINFLWGSLDDDVAGIQASQYFETLGLPSAGIRSWERSMTKNDFYETSRRRGAPPVPGTERFPLFVKPAKGCASQMIDEHSICYNETDLHKALGRINERLRDSRLRRAKALGLGDPQAYADSYDAGSRSSDDIVVQEYISGQDYTVSVIAMGACALALQPCIVNSRQVPGENFLTFDVKFDEQTRFELIRRKDNPTLYDRLQEVALEAFETGGFRHSYMGCDVDMRARPNGEVFAIEVNPQPACFLPDATGFSDSPIIESLPGGHTAVVNIFIANYYLQNGALREWSKVAGIYDNFAPSYDETLQSASQIESIIRGVTRDFDYEGTVVDLACGTGVFGRLLAECRPGLHHHRRGKLLGFDISRGMVDVCRTLGFYNEVHVGRMQTCLLEHLGLGEVDHIVCFSAIHFLSPEEFAFLLVSCFVVARKSITIGVDEIPDVYNENLHNMDKSFMHSFNHIRNMEALGKPRGWSLVQRQRQYGWNSPATKNDVYTTTFRFERIDQSSGHDVCLARFATPN; encoded by the coding sequence ATGAAAATCTGCGTCCTTCAATCCTCGTACGAGGGCTCTGAGTCCAGCCTGAAAGAAATAGACACAAGTTTTCCCAATCCTGGTGCCTTCACTTCGCAGCATTCATTCGAGAACCGATTCATCCACAGGGACACGGCaaaggaggaaatcgacGCCATTGCCGCTGAGGATTTCGACTTTTACATCAACTTTCTCTGGGGATCGTTGGACGATGATGTAGCTGGGATCCAGGCTAGTCAGTATTTCGAGACACTGGGACTGCCATCTGCAGGCATTCGCAGCTGGGAGCGCTCGATGACCAAGAACGACTTCTATGAAACCTCCCGTCGGCGTGGTGCTCCCCCTGTGCCGGGGACGGAGAGATTTCCTCTCTTTGTGAAGCCAGCCAAAGGGTGTGCCAGTCAAATGATTGATGAGCACTCTATTTGCTACAACGAAACGGATCTTCACAAAGCACTGGGCCGCATCAATGAGCGACTTCGGGATTCTCGACTGCGCAGAGCTAAAGCCCTGGGGCTTGGAGACCCTCAAGCTTACGCGGACTCGTACGATGCTGGAAGCCGTTCCAGTGACGACATTGTTGTTCAGGAATACATCAGTGGCCAGGATTACACCGTCAGCGTTATCGCAATGGGAGCCTGTGCCTTGGCTCTACAGCCTTGCATTGTCAATAGCAGGCAAGTCCCAGGGGAGAACTTCCTCACCTTTGACGTGAAATTCGACGAGCAAACGCGGTTTGAGCTCATTCGCCGCAAAGACAATCCCACCTTATACGACCGCCTCCAAGAAGTGGCATTGGAAGCATTTGAGACTGGCGGGTTTCGACATAGTTATATGGGATGTGATGTGGACATGCGTGCCCGACCAAACGGCGAGGTCTTTGCCATCGAGGTCAACCCCCAGCCAGCATGCTTCCTCCCAGATGCCACCGGCTTCTCAGACTCACCGATTATTGAAAGCCTTCCTGGTGGCCATACTGCGGTGGTGAATATCTTCATTGCCAATTATTACCTCCAGAACGGCGCTCTCAGGGAATGGTCAAAGGTTGCTGGCATATATGACAATTTTGCCCCCAGCTACGACGAGACACTGCAGAGCGCCTCGCAGATTGAGAGTATCATTCGCGGGGTCACAAGAGATTTTGATTATGAGGGGACAGTGGTTGACCTTGCATGTGGCACAGGCGTCTTTGGTCGTCTGCTCGCTGAGTGCAGGCCGGGGCTCCATCACCACCGTCGTGGCAAGCTTCTAGGGTTTGATATATCGAGAGGAATGGTGGATGTTTGTCGTACACTGGGATTCTACAATGAAGTCCATGTAGGCCGCATGCAGACCTGTCTACTCGAACACCTGGGCCTTGGTGAGGTGGACCACATTGTCTGCTTCTCTGCAATCCACTTCCTCTCGCCGGAAGAGTTTGCATTCCTCCTAGTCTCCTGCTTTGTAGTAGCCAGGAAGTCGATTACAATCGGAGTGGACGAGATCCCAGATGTATACAATGAAAACCTCCACAATATGGATAAATCATTTATGCACTCGTTCAATCACATTCGGAATATGGAGGCACTGGGAAAGCCTCGCGGCTGGTCTCTTgttcagcgccagcgccagtaTGGCTGGAACTCTCCTGCCACCAAGAACGATGTGTACACCACCACCTTCAGGTTTGAGAGAATTGATCAAAGTAGTGGCCATGATGTTTGTCTGGCACGGTTTGCAACACCCAATTAA
- a CDS encoding MDR family MFS transporter (COG:G;~EggNog:ENOG410QE2U;~InterPro:IPR020846,IPR011701,IPR036259;~PFAM:PF07690;~TransMembrane:13 (o29-46i58-77o83-103i115-134o146-166i187-208o220-240i260-282o302-320i327-346o352-371i383-403o458-476i);~go_function: GO:0022857 - transmembrane transporter activity [Evidence IEA];~go_process: GO:0055085 - transmembrane transport [Evidence IEA]) → MFCMSLDETILATAMPRITDEFQSLGDVGWYRSSYLFVLAAVQMIWGKLYTLYPTKWIFLLGLVIFELGSLVCGLAPSSGALIGGRVVAGLGAGSIEAGTVIIIMDTVPLRKRPIYLGVLGCVHGIATVAGPLLGGALTDHVTWRWCFYINLPLGSIAFLIILTLLRTKSNTPSSSHLSAKEKLMSMDLLGALFFTPAVITLLLALQYGGSEYSWGNWRIIVLFTLSALLLATFAGVQIWAKERASIPPDLLCNRNMLAVIWYSTFSHGALFVFTYYLPLWFQAVKGATATTSGLEILPTELGLVVTGLGAGVLVSIIGFHTPFMIVSSVISSIGAGMLSTLYPTSGLGPCLGYQLLLSVGLGLGIQNTMLVPQVEFIGDNAIMAISMLAFLETLSASISLAIGDSVFRNRLETLVQEMVPSVNASILTEGTALVQDNIPPALLPSVLAAYSLSITETFYIGVAMCALSFLGSVSLQWKSIKDEMPTDTATRRCDDTRPAGDET, encoded by the exons ATGTTTTGCATGTCCTTG GATGAAACAATACTGGCCACTGCCATGCCTCGCATTACCGATGAATTCCAGTCCCTTGGAGACGTGGGCTGGTATAGAAGTTCATACTTGTTTGTGCTTGCTGCGGTCCAGATGATATGGGGGAAACTGTACACACTATACCCAACGAAGTGGATCTTCTTATTAGGGTTGGTTATCTTCGAGCTTGGCTCTCTCGTTTGTGGGCTGGCCCCTTCATCTGGTGCCCTGATCGGAGGCCGGGTCGTCGCAGGACTGGGGGCAGGTAGTATTGAGGCGGGGACAGTTATAATCATAATGGACACCGTCCCTCTACGAAAGCGGCCGATTTATCTTGGCGTTCTAGGCTGCGTTCACGGGATAGCTACAGTAGCAGGGCCACT GTTGGGCGGTGCATTGACCGACCATGTCACGTGGCGATGGTGTTTTTATATCAATCTCCCCCTTGGGAGCATTGCCTTCCTTATAATCCTGACGCTTTTGCGCACCAAGTCGAATACTCCCTCGTCGAGCCATCTGAGTGCAAAGGAGAAACTCATGTCGATGGATCTACTAGGAGCACTATTCTTCACCCCGGCAGTCATCACGCTTCTCCTGGCGCTCCAGTACGGCGGATCCGAGTATTCCTGGGGCAACTGGAGAATAATTGTACTTTTCACACTGTCGGCCCTCTTGCTCGCTACGTTTGCTGGCGTGCAGATATGGGCCAAAGAGCGAGCTTCAATCCCTCCGGATCTTCTCTGTAATCGAAATATGCTGGCTGTGATCTGGTACTCGACATTTAGCCATGGGGCTCTATTTGTTTTCACTTACTAT CTACCTCTCTGGTTCCAGGCTGTCAAGGGGGCTACAGCAACTACATCCGGCCTTGAGATATTACCTACAGAACTAGGACTGGTCGTCACAGGGCTTGGTGCAGGAGTCCTTGTTTCTATTATTGGATTCCACACACCTTTCATGATTGTATCATCAGTGATATCGTCAATCGGAGCCGGTATGCTGAGCACCCTGTATCCCACCTCAGGGTTAGGACCATGTCTAGGATATCAGCTGTTACTGAGTGTGGGATTAGGGCTAGGGATTCAGAATACGATGCTAGTACCGCAGGTTGAATTTATCGGTGATAATGCGATCATGGCTATTTCCATGCTCGCCTTTTTAGAAACACTAAGCGCATCCATTTCCCTGGCTATAGGGGACAGTGTTTTTCGCAATCGACTAGAGACGCTTGTTCAGGAGATGGTTCCTTCGGTGAATGCTTCTATACTTACTGAAGGTACGGCACTGGTACAGGATAATATCCCACCTGCCTTGCTCCCAAGTGTGCTGGCGGCCTACAGCCTATCAATCACAGAGACCTTTTATATTGGTGTGGCCATGTGCGCTTTATCCTTCTTGGGATCTGTGTCTCTGCAATGGAAGTCTATTAAAGATGAAATGCCTACAGACACTGCGACGCGGCGTTGTGATGACACTCGGCCGGCTGGTGATGAGACATAA
- a CDS encoding fungal specific transcription factor domain-containing protein (COG:S;~EggNog:ENOG410PUW0;~TransMembrane:1 (o144-163i);~antiSMASH:Cluster_8.1), whose protein sequence is MDIGAFGDYDWFFSFLRYSRLISKIQNQLLTIASVPKPVAVCHSMVDSLQSELESWRESIPLRFRPGEPLRSRVLAEDRAISMALRTHYYYHYAYLTLTWTLLHCNDDGTDPARQLGIKTELMQTARSVLELTSYIEISPSTPLWILALVPLCALMILFDLVIDNPNHSETSLNLALLDIASGHFSRIEYSSNGALPGGLISEFAHLARQYVSDIRHHSGKEHLGASFFSRTQGPQPQSFFCESAGNGMQELPMLPGREETNVCSKSASYPPATSLAPVHQPVVVGSGISSSLSDMTPVTTSQDQPFFPSVDGDMQHLQFIGVDLMGLFDPTYPFIGFDHPIDDPSGPV, encoded by the exons ATGGATATCGGCGCGTTCGGCGATTACGactggttcttcagcttcctgCGATACTCGCGACTGATCTCGAAAATCCAAAACCAACTCTTGACCATCGCTTCGGTGCCAAAGCCCGTAGCTGTTTGCCATTCAATGGTCGATTCATTGCAGTCCGAGCTGGAGAGCTGGCGGGAATCCATTCCTCTTCGCTTTCGCCCGGGGGAGCCCCTTCGATCACGAGTGCTGGCCGAGGACAGAGCCATCTCCATGGCCCTTCGGACCCATTATTACTATCACTATGCCTACCTGACCCTCACCTGGACCCTGCTGCACTGCAACGATGATGGCACCGACCCGGCCCGGCAACTGGGGATCAAGACAGAGCTGATGCAGACTGCTCGTAGTGTGCTTGAGCTCACCAGCTACATTGAAATCTCACCGTCAACCCCACTGTG GATTCTAGCCCTGGTACCGCTCTGTGCCCTCATGATCCTGTTTGACTTGGTCATCGACAACCCCAACCACAGCGAAACCAGTCTCAACCTGGCCTTGCTGGACATTGCTAGCGGCCACTTTAGTCGCATCGAGTACTCCAGTAATGGGGCTCTCCCGGGTGGGCTAATTTCTGAATTTGCCCACCTTGCTCGGCAATACGTGTCTGATATTCGACACCACAGCGGCAAAGAGCATCTGGGCGCATCTTTCTTCAGCCGGACCCAGGGCCCCCAGCCACAGTCATTTTTCTGTGAGTCTGCAGGAAATGGGATGCAGGAGCTACCCATGTTGCCTGGCCGTGAAGAGACCAACGTATGCTCGAAGAGCGCATCATACCCACCTGCCACGTCTCTGGCACCGGTGCACCAACCAGTGGTGGTAGGGTCTGGGATTTCTAGCTCGTTGAGTGACATGACACCAGTCACTACCAGTCAAGATCAGCCTTTTTTTCCGTCCGTTGATGGGGATATGCAGCACCTGCAATTTATTGGCGTTGACTTGATGGGCCTCTTCGATCCTACCTATCCTTTCATCGGGTTCGATCACCCTATAGACGATCCTTCCGGTCCGGTATGA
- a CDS encoding uncharacterized protein (antiSMASH:Cluster_8.1) — MSQSVLKLTMFCEAACVTYKLLNNSNQLQLQPFSSGAGSQQQQLPVIDGHGYSSYQQQQQQQRPFYAFATPTPTLTPTDDPTMQVQIPAVVCEKRPMRLQSYLLDDEEAELLALQIVGAIAEKLSCITFTLQAWEFEFENERDAFSRGSAGPISRVSVEGIQARVGVLRRNLRSEGNRQSHTSDNVGIL; from the coding sequence ATGAGCCAGTCTGTCTTGAAATTGACCATGTTCTGTGAAGCCGCCTGTGTCAcctataaattattaaacAATAGCAACCAACTACAACTGCAACCATTCAGCTCAGGGGCCGGTagtcaacaacaacaactgcCAGTAATCGATGGACACGGCTACTCTTCctaccaacaacaacagcaacagcaacggcCTTTTTATGCCTTTGCCACGCCGACCCCGACGTTAACGCCAACCGACGACCCAACAATGCAGGTGCAGATACCGGCTGTCGTGTGCGAGAAGCGGCCCATGAGGTTACAGAGCTATCtcctcgacgacgaagaggccgAGTTGCTCGCTCTGCAGATCGTGGGCGCAATCGCGGAAAAGCTCAGCTGCATCACGTTTACCCTGCAGGCCTGGGAGTTTGAgtttgagaatgagaggGATGCATTTAGTAGAGGGTCTGCTGGGCCGATCTCGAGAGTGTCTGTTGAGGGTATTCAGGCTCGTGTGGGGGTTTTGAGGAGGAATCTTAGGTCGGAGGGGAATAGGCAGTCTCATACTTCTGATAATGTTGGGATATTGTAA
- the SEO1_4 gene encoding MFS transporter (Seo1) (COG:G;~EggNog:ENOG410PFST;~InterPro:IPR011701,IPR036259;~PFAM:PF07690;~SMCOG1106:major facilitator transporter;~TransMembrane:10 (i42-60o88-109i116-134o146-167i179-197o209-232i336-356o362-384i396-418o430-451i);~antiSMASH:Cluster_8.1;~go_function: GO:0022857 - transmembrane transporter activity [Evidence IEA];~go_process: GO:0055085 - transmembrane transport [Evidence IEA]), with protein sequence MGLGGTLSRIKRIGATGQHDRRKGTPWYHWFSKHDTPAERKLLLKLDLLIIPYAFVAYWVKFVDQANVNNAYVSGMREDLNFRGNELVSIQAMYTAGVAIGGIPLIFLLPRFPVNWTIPALEFGWGVFTLLQYRTASYAEIRAYRFFVGVFEAGFFPGVNYVLGSWYRGDELGRRGGMFYTGQMLGNLTAGLLQSAASAHLDGVNGLAGWRWAFILDAIITFPVAIIGFAIWPGTPAKPNRWVLSEQDIIFARKRLEAARNDVDEEATIKSRTALQFLREYLWDWKFWYGGYLLWLKSLNRYSVPRVNELGTTSPAIGILLVLIANFTSDLALGPLMTLTLALTWNLVCMVILAIWHVPEAALWFAFNTLYVQVSSAALFYGWLNEILRRDLLGRSATLMISYMIAQSSTAGTSVAVFPTSEGPRFLKGWTFAGALSVVFIVYTWAVVLPLSIRDEKKYAQDDRDGSVESVERVSEGFEPTAKDKGTEA encoded by the exons ATGGGCCTCGGTGGGACACTCAGTCGAATCAAACGGATTGGCGCCACTGGCCAGCATGACAGACGCAAAGGGACGCCTTGGTATCATTGGTTTTCCAAGCATGATACCCCAGCTGAGAGGAAACTGCTCCTGAAGCTCGATCTTCTCATCATCCCTTATGCCTTTGTCGCGTACTGGGTCAAGTTTGTTGACCAGGCTAATGTCA ACAATGCATATGTTTCAGGAATGAGAGAGGATCTGAATTTCCGCGGAAACGAGCTGGTCAGTATTCAAGCAATGTATACCGCAGGCGTGGCAATAGGTGGAATCCCCttgatcttcctcctcccgcGATTTCCTGTGAATTGGACGATTCCGGCGCTTGAATTCGGCTGGGGAGTATTTACTCTCTTGCAATATCGGACTGCTTCTTACGCCGAGATCCGGGCTTATCGATTCTTTGTTGGTGTTTTTGAG GCTGGCTTCTTTCCCGGGGTTAACTACGTGCTCGGCTCGTGGTATCGAGGCGATGAGCTCGGTCGACGTGGTGGCATGTTCTATACTGGCCAAATGCTTGGAAATCTCACCGCCGGGTTGCTTCAGAGCGCAGCGTCTGCTCATCTGGACGGTGTCAATGGTCTTGCAGGGTGGCG CTGGGCATTTATACTCGATGCTATCATCACATTCCCCGTGGCCATTATCGGTTTTGCAATCTGGCCCGGCACTCCGGCAAAACCGAACAGATGGGTATTAAGTGAACAGGATATTATCTTTGCCCGAAAACGCCTTGAAGCCGCCCGAAACGAcgttgacgaggaagccACAATCAAAAGCAGGACGGCCCTTCAGTTCCTGCGCGAGTATCTCTGGGACTGGAAATTCTGG TACGGCGGCTATCTTCTCTGGCTCAAGAGCCTGAACCGGTACTCTGTTCCTAGAGTAAACGAGTTAGGAACTACCTCACCAGCCATCGGTATTCTCTTAGTGCTTATCGCTAACTTTACTTCTGATCTCGCCCTCGGCCCCCTGATGACCCTTACTCTCGCACTAACCTGGAATCTAGTCTGCATGGTCATTCTAGCCATCTGGCACGTGCCCGAGGCTGCGTTGTGGTTCGCCTTCAACACCCTCTACGTCCAGGTCTCCTCGGCGGCTCTGTTTTACGGCTGGTTGAATGAGATCCTGCGGCGGGACTTGCTCGGCCGCTCTGCTACGCTGATGATATCCTACATGATCGCACAGAGCAGTACTGCAGGAACCAGTGTAGCTGTGTTCCCGACCTCTGAAGGCCCGAGGTTCCTTAAGGGCTGGACCTTTGCCGGTGCCCTGTCTGTGGTCTTTATTGTCTATACGTGGGCCGTGGTGCTGCCGTTGTCCATTAGGGACGAGAAGAAATACGCTCAGGATGACAGGGATGGCAGCGTGGAGAGTGTTGAGCGAGTCAGCGAGGGATTTGAGCCGACTGCCAAAGACAAAGGCACTGAGGCTTGA
- a CDS encoding flavin-containing monooxygenase (COG:Q;~EggNog:ENOG410PI3E;~InterPro:IPR020946,IPR036188,IPR000960;~PFAM:PF13738,PF13450,PF07992;~SMCOG1092:hypothetical protein;~antiSMASH:Cluster_8.1;~go_function: GO:0004499 - N,N-dimethylaniline monooxygenase activity [Evidence IEA];~go_function: GO:0050660 - flavin adenine dinucleotide binding [Evidence IEA];~go_function: GO:0050661 - NADP binding [Evidence IEA];~go_process: GO:0055114 - oxidation-reduction process [Evidence IEA]), with protein sequence MMSSQLPTPPELVDLSGPPKFTIEDHAIDEFPALKVGVIGAGLSGITAGILLPIKVPGIQLTIFEKNADVGGTWLENIYPGVRCDVPAHVYQSTFDPNTQWSEEFAQGKEILEYWRSTARKHNTYQYIQFHRQVQQLVWGEEDAKWTLHLLDVQTGKELQEQFDFVISAVGHFNAWKLPEYPGIQDYRGHLRHSSHWDPNFNPKDKKVALIGNGASGVQLLPELQQVASHVDHYARNKTYIAPALAGKERSRLPVYFSEEQKSFFQDPETYLSFRKEVETSYFRRFESFFKDSALNKALRDDIEKSMARRLEKRPDLLDYLRPDFSPHCRRLTPGPGYLEALMEDNVSLVRQPIERFTETGIVTTDGVERSYDAIICATGANIDFSPPFPIIANRVNLQTAWRPGGHFGFPASYLGLAAPLFPNLLFLNGPQASGPSGTQLHTVETQTTYVANVLRKVSKQRIRTIRPSQAAVDDFTAYSEAFFPLTVMTEYCQSWANGGNPTGRIHGYWPGSASHVAQVRREPRWEDWEYTYRSPSGNRFAFFGNGWTKKELEEESDLTPYLKVPDQIDLRAYHENWFDI encoded by the exons ATGATGTCGTCCCAActtccaacaccaccagagCTTGTCGATCTTTCGGGTCCACCCAAATTCACTATTGAGGACCATGCTATTGACGAGTTCCCTGCACTCAAG GTCGGTGTCATTGGGGCTGGTCTCTCAGGCATCACGGCAGGAATATTATTGCCCATCAAAGTTCCAGGGATACAACTGACGATATTTGAAAAGAATGCAGATGTT GGTGGAACGTGGCTTGAGAATATCTATCCCGGCGTGAGATGTGACGTTCCGGCACATGTATATCAATCGACATTCGATCCCAACACGCAATGGTCTGAGGAATTCGCTCAAGGAAAGGAGATTCTCGAGTACTGGAGGTCAACTGCCCGGAAGCACAACACGTATCAGTATATCCAGTTCCACCGACAGGTTCAACAGCTGGTATGgggcgaagaggatgcaAAGTGgactcttcatcttctggacGTCCAGACAGGAAAGGAACTCCAGGAGCAGTTTGACTTTGTCATCTCTGCCGTTGGTCACTTTAACGCATGGAAACTGCCAGAGTACCCCGGAATCCAGGATTATCGTGGTCATCTACGACACTCTTCCCACTGGGATCCCAACTTCAAccccaaggacaagaaggtgGCTCTGATAGGCAATGGAGCCAGTGGtgtccagcttctccccGAGCTGCAGCAAGTAGCATCGCATGTGGATCATTACGCTCGAAACAAAACATATATTGCGCCGGCGTTGGCgggcaaagaaagaagtcgGCTCCCCGTGTACTTCTCAGAGGAGCAGAAGTCCTTCTTCCAGGACCCGGAAACGTATCTCTCCTTCCGCAAAGAGGTCGAGACCAGTTATTTCAGGAGATTCGAATCCTTCTTCAAGGATTCAGCACTGAACAAAGCCCTCAGGGATGATATTGAAAAATCCATGGCCCGTCGCCTTGAGAAGCGCCCGGATCTTCTTGACTATCTACGCCCGGACTTCTCTCCCCATTGCCGCCGTCTCACCCCAGGACCGGGGTATCTGGAGGCTCTGATGGAGGACAACGTCAGCCTGGTCCGACAGCCAATTGAAAGGTTTACAGAGACGGGTATTGTCACAACCGATGGGGTTGAGCGGAGCTATGATGCTATTATATGTGCAACTGGAGCCAACATCGACTTCTCTCCGCCCttccccatcatcgccaacAGGGTCAACTTGCAGACAGCCTGGAGGCCCGGGGGTCACTTTGGATTCCCAGCCTCCTATCTCGGCCTCGCCGCTCCCTTATTCCCGAatctgctgttcctgaaCGGACCACAGGCGTCGGGGCCATCTGGGACTCAACTACACACAGTTGAAACCCAAACTACCTACGTGGCTAATGTGCTCCGCAAAGTATCCAAACAGAGAATCCGTACGATCCGGCCATCTCAGGCGGCCGTTGATGACTTTACTGCGTACTCCGAggccttctttcctctcaCCGTCATGACCGAGTACTGCCAGTCCTGGGCTAACGGCGGAAACCCTACAGGTCGGATTCATGGATACTGGCCCGGGAGCGCGTCTCATGTTGCGCAGGTCCGCCGCGAGCCGCGATGGGAGGATTGGGAGTATACCTATCGCTCACCGTCGGGCAATCGGTTTGCGTTCTTTGGTAATGGGTGGACTAAGAAAGAGCTTGAGGAAGAGTCGGATTTGACTCCGTACTTGAAGGTGCCGGACCAGATTGATCTCCGTGCCTATCACGAGAACTGGTTTGATATATAG